The genome window TTATACGGATTATTACTGAGGAACAGCGGGCGTTGAGTCACCAAAACATTTGCTTCAAAAGAGACCATTTCTAAGCGCTTTCGGAGCAGGCAGCCTCCTGGCGCGTAAACTGGGCTACGTTCTAAGGAGCGACTGCTTTTCGAAAGCTGCAAACTCCAGCCTAGTCCCCAGTGCGGcggagaaagcagagaaaaagaaagactcGGCGGTGAGGGTAGATCCCAGTGtagacgcacacacacacacatacacacgcacgaACACACGCGAAAAGATTCGCGCGGAGACCGCACCAAAATTGTGACATGACGAGAGTATGGCAAACTTACACACTTGGACGTCCCGGGTCCCCCGCCTTCCCCGCAGGAACCCCCCCACCAACCCGCCCGACCCGCGGCTGCGCTCCCCGCCCCGCCCTCCAGTCACCCAGCCCAGTGCCACAATCCTCCTCCCCCCCTAAAATCGGGTCCAATCAGCGGCCTGCCAACCCCTGAAATGCCGAACTGTGATTGGCTGGCCGTCTCTAAGGTGAGGGGGAGTAGTTATTAAAGAGCCCCTGGGCGGTGTGCTGGAGAGCGGAGAGCGGAGCTTGAAACCGACTGGAAACTTCAGTGGCGCTGCAACTTGCTAGTCTCACCCCCAGGAACTTTTCTTTGcaggagaaggagagaaggggtGCAAGCGCCCCCGCTTTTGCACTCTttgttcccctcctcctcctcctctccagtTCGTCTTACCCCACTCGGAGCAGGCAGCTGCGGGCTGGCCACCCCGCGCCTCCCCAAGCGCTCGCCGCCGCAGCCGGCTGACACTCCAGGCTGCCCCGGAGCCGCTCGCTCCGCGTCCGGGCCGCCGAGGGCAGAGGGACCCGCGCCTCGAGTGCCCGAGCAGCCGCGGCCACCCGCCTTTCCCGGCCACCCGCCTCCTGCCCCGGATCCGCGTATGAATCTCCTGGACCCCTTCATGAAGATGACCGACGAGCAGGAGAAGGGCCTGTCTGGCGCCCCCAGCCCCACCATGTCCGAGGACTCGGCGGGTTCACCCTGCGCATCGGGCTCCGGCTCGGACGCGGAGAACACGCGGCCCCAGGAGAACACGTTCCCCAAGGGCGAGCCGGACCTGAAGAAGGAGAGCGAGGAGGACAAGTTCCCCGTGTGCATCCGCGAGGCGGTCAGCCAGGTGCTCAAGGGCTATGACTGGACGCTGGTGCCCATGCCGGTGCGCGTCAACGGCTCCAGCAAGAACAAGCCGCACGTCAAGCGGCCCATGAACGCCTTCATGGTGTGGGCGCAGGCGGCGCGCAGGAAGCTCGCCGATCAGTACCCGCACCTGCACAACGCCGAGCTCAGCAAGACGCTGGGCAAGCTCTGGAGGTAGGGCCGGCGCCGCAGGCCGGGCTCCGGGGTGGCGGCAGCTCTGGCCGGGGACGGTCTCTCCGCGCCCCGCCTTCCAGCCGGACGGAGTTGCCGGTCCTGGAGccggtggggctggggagggagcgtGGGGGGCGTGGGTACGAGGTGTAACTTGGCTCAGAGTTTGACAAAGTTCCTGGATTGCTCCCGGGGGGACAGTGCgggggggaagaggagggaggggggagagagctGACGGATGGGGGAGGGTTCGTAGGACACACGGGGGGGGAGGGGGCCGCCAGGTGGATCTCTAACCTCCCCGAAGTTCAATACCAAGTGAGAGAGCGGGGTGGGAAGCGAAgtttgcccctccctccctcggACTGCGCTCTCTCGCAGCCCTACACCCACTGAGATGGGACAGAGGGTGGGGGGCAGACCCCGAGGCTGGAGGAGCCCCCTAGGAAGGAACGGGGATGGAGTGGGGAGCCTACTGGAAATAGGTGGGCGCAGGGTGCGGGGGGGAGGAGCTCCTTGCGGGTTATGTGGTTTGcgggaaattttatttaaagagcgGGGGGCGAGGCGCGGTATAACACCCGCAGCAAAGGCATTCAGAGCGGCAGCGGCGCGGAATATTTTCGCCGCAGGGTTTCCAAAATAAGAGAAGGGGAGAGGGCGGGGCGAGGAGTGACCGCTCAGGTCGGGCTAAAAGAGCcgagatttgttttttctttcctttttctttttaaagaaaagtcgTGAGTTAGGGCAGTGGCTGGAAAGCGGAGGGGGAGGGGGCCCGCGGGGGGTTCTGCGGAGCAGCCGAGTGGTCGGGGTCGCCTCTGCTCTCCCGCGGAGCTGTCAGTTCTCGGCGACCCCGGACTCTGGTTCTCTGCGCGCCTCCCCCCGCCCACAGGCTGCTGAACGAGAGCGAGAAGCGGCCCTTCGTGGAGGAGGCGGAGCGGCTGCGCGTGCAGCACAAGAAGGACCACCCGGATTACAAGTACCAGCCGCGGCGGAGGAAGTCGGTGAAGAACGGGCAGGCGGAGGCCGAGGAGGCCACGGAGCAGACGCACATCTCGCCCAACGCCATCTTCAAGGCGCTGCAGGCCGACTCGCCGCACTCTTCCTCGGGCATGAGCGAGGTGCACTCCCCCGGCGAGCACTCAGGTGAGACCCCCGCCTCCGCCCACAGCCCCGCCGCCCGCAGTCCACCTGGCACACCCCCGCCTGACACACCCCCCAGGCCTCCAGCAAGGAGGCTCTGCTTCCGGACTTGGAGCTCCCGGGGGAGGGAAACACTACCCCCTGCTCCTAACCACCTaccctgcccagggccccacgAAGCccctaaacacacacatataccaatTCAATTCCTGCATCCTAATGATTAATGTTTACTGCGAGGTAAAATGCCTTGACAGCTTTTACAGGACTTCCCCCGTCGctttgctcccccaccccaaaagcACACACAGGGCTCTAAGACAGGTAGCAATTTGGCCTTCCGGACCGGACCGGCCTCAGACCCCCCTCCCCTGATAAAAGGAGACTGCGAGTGTGTACCTGAGGATTAATCATTCGGCGATTTATCTTGGGTGCAGCGCGCCTCCCGCGCGGATGCGGGTACTTCTGACACtcgagcagggagggagggtccCAGGAGGGCTCCGAAGGCAAGCGCCTGTGCACAGCCCGTGTTGATTTTCCTGTGCTTCTTCCTCTTGTATTGCCTGCAGGGCAGTCCCAGGGCCCACCGACGCCACCTACCACCCCCAAAACCGACGTGCAGCCAGGAAAGGCTGACCTGAAGCGAGAGGGGCGCCCCCTGCCAGAGGGGGGTAGACAGCCCCCCATCGACTTCCGCGACGTGGACATCGGCGAGCTGAGCAGCGACGTCATCTCCAACATCGAGACCTTCGACGTCAACGAATTTGACCAGTACCTGCCGCCCAATGGCCACCCGGGGGTGCCGGCCACGCACGGCCCGGTCACCTACACCGGCAGTTACGGTATCAGCAGCACCGCGGCGACCCAGGGGGGCGCGGGCCACGTGTGGATGTCCAAGCAGCAAGCGCCACCACCTCCGCAGCAGCCCCCGCAGGCCCCGCAGGCGCCCCCGCAGCCGCAGCCTGCGCCCCCGCAGCCTCCGCAGGCGCCCCCGCAGGCGCCGCAGGCGCACACGCTGACCACGCTGAGCAGCGAGCCGGGCCAGGCGCAGCGAACGCACATCAAGACGGAGCAGCTGAGCCCCAGCCACTACAGCGAGCAGCAGCACTCGCCGCAGCAGATCGCCTACAGCCCCTTCAACCTCCCGCACTACAGCCCCTCCTACCCGCCCATCACCCGCTCGCAGTACGACTACACCGACCACCAGAACTCCGGCTCCTACTACAGCCACGCGGCCGGCCAGGGCTCCGGCCTCTACTCCAC of Manis javanica isolate MJ-LG chromosome 4, MJ_LKY, whole genome shotgun sequence contains these proteins:
- the SOX9 gene encoding transcription factor SOX-9; amino-acid sequence: MNLLDPFMKMTDEQEKGLSGAPSPTMSEDSAGSPCASGSGSDAENTRPQENTFPKGEPDLKKESEEDKFPVCIREAVSQVLKGYDWTLVPMPVRVNGSSKNKPHVKRPMNAFMVWAQAARRKLADQYPHLHNAELSKTLGKLWRLLNESEKRPFVEEAERLRVQHKKDHPDYKYQPRRRKSVKNGQAEAEEATEQTHISPNAIFKALQADSPHSSSGMSEVHSPGEHSGQSQGPPTPPTTPKTDVQPGKADLKREGRPLPEGGRQPPIDFRDVDIGELSSDVISNIETFDVNEFDQYLPPNGHPGVPATHGPVTYTGSYGISSTAATQGGAGHVWMSKQQAPPPPQQPPQAPQAPPQPQPAPPQPPQAPPQAPQAHTLTTLSSEPGQAQRTHIKTEQLSPSHYSEQQHSPQQIAYSPFNLPHYSPSYPPITRSQYDYTDHQNSGSYYSHAAGQGSGLYSTFTYMNPAQRPMYTPIADTSGVPSIPQTHSPQHWEQPVYTQLTRP